The Oncorhynchus mykiss isolate Arlee chromosome 14, USDA_OmykA_1.1, whole genome shotgun sequence genome segment aggtagcctagtggttagagcgttggactaggaactgaaaggttggaagatcgaatccccgagctgacaaggtaaaaatctgtcattctgcccctgaacaggcagttaacccactgttcctacgccatcatcgaaaataagaatttgttcttaactgacttgcctagttaaataaaggtgcaaaAAGAAAACGTCTGATCAGTTGGATGAGtagattattaaaaaaataagacTGACACTTTATAAATGCACACACAGGCATTCAGGATTTTGTTGAAAAGGATCTATTTGAGCTAAATGCAACCGATGATGCGACCAGTCATACTGGTACACATagttgtacagatgtaggatcttaacttgacccgtttctcacagcaggaaaataatcccgcAGCAAACGGAAtggtggattataattcatggacgtTTTTGGTAGGGGTTGGTACATTTTTAGTTGGGGCAAATTAAGTCTGAAATGTTTAAaaagaaattacaaacttcagaagccttttttaaGCCTTTTAATAGACTACACGTTTGCATTTTTGTCCTGCAACAAACCGGGTGATCCTGTATCAAATTTAAGATTGACAGGCTACTGCCATTTCAGTGTTAGTCAGAGTATTGTGATCTAATGTGATCTCACCACGTTGGTCTTCAGGGCAAGCGACGGCTGCTTAGGATACAGATGCAGTTGAACCAACTGACAGGTATTGAACTTCTGTAGTCACTTCTCTAAGTAGGCATCTATTCACCAGGGGAAAACACTACACAGGTTTAGGTTAGATTACAATACACAAGAAACATGTTCCTTTTTGGACATAGTCTAACCTAAAACGATAGTGTTTTCCCTTGGTGATTAGATGCATACTAGTTTATTACTTTTTCTGTCTGGTCTGTCATGCACCAGTCTTGATACCATGTGTTTTTATTGAACTTTTCTTCTCATTCTATTCTTCACAGTAAGCACTTGGAGCCCCTGGATGATATATCTACTCTGAGGAAGACAAGGGATGTGCCTTCCCCCACACTTGAACCCTTCCACACATTTTGACCCCTAACCCTTGACAGTCTACCCTTGATTTTTATCTGTAGTATAAAACTTTTCTCCCTGTCTTGCATCGGGGAATTGTCTGTGTATATGTTCAGATAATGCCTGCTTTATGGAAACAAACATCTGATATATTATTCTAATGTACTCCACCTGTTCCAAGAAGAGGTACATATTCCTCTTGTATCACATTGGAGATGTTTAGAAATGGTCCATCTATGTAGGCTTCACAACTGAACCTGTGTCACTGCAGATAGTCAGTCATATTTTACAATGCATTACTCTTCTCACCTTTTTAGATGCGCACAGTCACAAAACAACTGTGAGTTTACTACTGGTTCATCTGCACAACCTTTGAACGGAGACTGTCTTTCTCTCAATGGGAGTTATATTTTCTTAGTATACAGTATGGTTGCAGCTGTGAAGGCTAAGGATACTCTCACAGCATAGTATGTCATAGTTTACTTCACCCAAGAAACCTCACACTAGACTCACTCCAATGGTGTTTTCTGATTCTCACCATCCAAGGCAATACTACACATCCGCTGCTCAGCCACCAATTGCCTCATGGCCGGGTAGGAATGTGACCAGCATTCTTCAACTATCCTCATGTTCTAACTCTTTGGGCTGATTCCAATGTGAACATCACAAGTATTTAACTCAAAGGGAATGCGATCAGACTGCTtttggaaatcaaatcaaatcaaaaaatcACTCTTTCTGAGTCACTGACTTGTTTTTGGGAGACCAGATCAATTAGGCTACCTTACCAGCTCAGTATTCCTCCAGCTTGTGATCTACAGACCTTTTATTAATGCAGTGTTACAGTTGAACAAACCTTCGCAGTTGCATGCCAGACATGTGATTCATATTGGGAAAAGAGCATGACAACGAATCAGTCAGGTTTTTACAGTCGGTGATGTCTCTTCAAGCTAGACTCCATTGCGTAGTCCATGATGTCGCTCTTCAAGATTTCATAAGGCAGACATTTTCATCTCTCTTTTaactttctccctccccctctgttgTAGAGCCTTTCTCTGCTCAGCACCATGGCTATAGAGTACACAGCTGTTAGATAGTCCATTTATTTAAGTGACCCACTATAGCTTATTGTGGTGAAAAGCTGAATCTGAAATAGGAAAAGCCATGAGTTGAGTGTATAGCATGTTTTCCTAGGCTGGTATAAACAGTTGAGTGTTGTGCTTGTTGTCATATGAAAACAGTTTTTACTCTGCAGTCAGGCTTGTGTGGTGACATACGTTAACTCAGCGCTTGATATGGCTCAGTGAgtgtttttaaagtttttttcAGCTTTTCAAATGAATGATTTACTAGTTAGTTTAGATTCCCAAATACATGTTCGTAACTTTGTCAGAACCAGTTAAAATAATCTGCAGGCCCTACAAGGCTTTCACTGTAGACATACTCTACATATTTGTTGTAGGACTAGTTATCTTCTCACTTTCCTCacatattatattttatttttgaaatgTTAGGCATATTTGAAATGGTACCGAGACCGTTGATAAGAAGTGAATGTAGAATCATTCCTAATTAAGTAGTGGGATAATTCAATGTGTCTGTCCTAATGTTTGCAGGCAGGTTTTGAATGGGCTATATAGTGGCTTGTCCTGTGAGTGGAGGGCTTCACGCTGTGCATCTGGCCTAGCATGGGCTACAAACTGTGACTATTTGAAACATTGCTGTTTTTCTGAAATAAAGGAATATTTCAGTTTTGTCTACAgctttattttgtgtgtgtgtgtcaactttGAAACCTCTCTGCTATTGAAAATACACCATGACAAATTATGTCCTATATGTGAGCATTCACTATCGTTGTCGTAGTAAACCCCAAAACCGCATTGCTACCATATATATAGTTAAAATGGTGAAATACTCAGGCAGTTATGCAGCAATCACAAAGGATGTATTCATGCAGCAATTTATATTTACAGAAGTGTGTCTGAAATCATTTATTTATCGATAAATGACTTTTTGTAACGCCAGGGCCACGTTTGGATGGGTCCACTGCCAGGGGACAGTAGCGCGATGCTCTGACGTCATCGCGGCCAATGTGTCATCGCTAGCGGGCTACAGAATGTTGGCCCGACTTCCGCCAGCAAAGAGACGGCGCGCAGGAAAGTAGTGAGATCGAAACATCCTGTAAAATAGGACTAACTTCAAACAAATGCAATATACGGAATTTCAGTATTGTTTTGTCGGTGAAAATCAACATAAGAGCACATAGCAAGCTATTTGGCTGAAATATTGTGCTTGCTACAGCAAGCTTGCAAACACTTGAGAGTATTCAAATTAAGGAGCGCGTCGACGTCGGCCTGGTCAATTtggctagccagctagcttaCAGAGCTAGACCTATCTTGAAGTTATCGACTGCAGGACAAGCAACATAAGAGGTAAGGAACGTTTTTGCCAAATTTTACTTAATAACATGATTGGATCTGTGGAGTTCAACGGGCAAGGATGGCCATATGACAGCCAACCGTAGCTAGTTGGCGCTGCTAACTATGTAGCTAACAAGCGAGCTATGTTAGCCGCTAACAAACGAACTAAAATATTATTGAGCATTTCCTGCATTTCCTGTGTAGTAGTTAGTTCGGCAAGTTAACTTAACGTGTCATCTCTCTGAACACACCTATCTACCAATCAATGTACATTAAAGCTACAATGTAGAACCTATAGTTAGCTAGTTCGCTAACGTTACTAGTTAGCGGGCTAATGAAGCTACCACATAGATACTGCACAAATGATGTAAACATTGGGGTCACGCTTGTGAACGTGAAGTGCTTGTGAACGTGATGCGCAAAAAGCAACTATCGCGTTCTACAGAGTGTAGAGTTTCCTCAGCCCTATTGCTGAACATGGTCAATTTTTGTCCAAATTGACGTTTGTGTTCTTGTTACTGTTGCAGTGTAAGCTAGCCAGTTTCGTTTCTCCGTTAGCTGTGATGAGTACGCTAGTGCATACTTCAGAAATCAGAGCCCTATACAGAACTGTTCCTAGTCTGTGTGATGGACTGTGGTTGGGGAAGAGGCTGGCTCTGATTCCCTGTTTTATTTCCATAGGAATGAGTGATGACCTCTGTTGTGGTGGCAGACGGTGGAGGGAATATGGTGGAGTACGTCACTGTCATGGAAGAGACTGAGCAGGTAAGAGAAAACCGGTCCTAACCTTCCCTATGCAACATTTAAAGGGTGTTTTAATTGGAATACCAGTGCCACACACAATCCCATTCCAAGCTTAAAGCTGGGTCAGGGCTGATAGAAATATCTTATTGACATGAATAATATTGTGAAGTGAACCAATGAATAACATGTTTTTCTCGTGACATTGGCGTCTCTGTTATCTCAACGTTATAAATGATTCAACAAATGTTCAAATACATACAACACATGATGTATGTTTCAACTTGCGCTTCCTTCAATGTATCTGTTCATTCTCCAGAGTCAGGAGAACCTcggtgaggagggggaggtggtgcAGGAGATAGTGGAGACTGTAAtaggggaggatggggaggagtatcctgctgtggtggtggaaGAGGTGCCCAGTGCCCAGTTGGAGCAGTGCTACGCTGCCCAGGTGTTGGTCTACGATGACGGGACCTATCTGATGCAGGACGTGGGAGACGAGCAGGAGGTGGTCACCGAGGTAgtggagacaggtgagagggaggGTGGTGCAGGACTGGACAGCaatatttttttgttgctgttAGAGGGTTTGGATAGTGTTTTTTTGATTGAGTGATTGCTTTAGAGGAGTGTGGGTGTAAAAGGCTCTAGCCCTGTACTGGCCCTCCCGCACTCACCTATCGTCAAACCAATCATGTCCATGCAGAGCTATACGGAGCACTctgcattgttacaaaatttggaAGGTGCACAGCGATGAGGTGCTCGAGTTGGCCTCCGCAAGCTCCGCAATTGTGTCACACCCCACGTACAGAGCCTCTGGATCCCATTGCCTGAACAAGCCTAAATTGGCTTTTAGACTTTCCAATATGACAAGTATTATTTTCTTTTAGGACCATCTCAAGAAGGACATCTAGTCGTGAATGAACTGAGCCCactgggagagggacagaagtCATGAGGTTTGAGGGAGGGGACAGCTTTTTAGGATGTTGACCAATGACCATCCTCAAGATAGATCTTCTGTAGGCAGTAGTTACTATGCACAACTGAATGCGGGAGGGTTGTGAATGAATGAGATGAAGAGCGGCGAAATAGAAGACTTAGGGTGATATCTGGTACAGGCTACGTCACTCCTTCTCTCCAACGCTACACGGTTTACTATCAGTGTCCCAAAAGTACAGGTTCACTTAGCCTAACCTCTCATTATTTAATGAAAGGAAACATCCATCTTGCCCAGCTAACTGCTTCCAAGGGTGAACGTCTGTGGTATCTACTGCTGTAGGGCCCCAGGCATAGGAAGATACGGTTGAATACTCATTGAAACAAAGTAATTGAACGAACATTACATTGAAATGAAATGTATTTTCATCACTCCTTTAACCCCGTCTCCTGTGTTGTTGTAGTAGAGGTGTCGTCACACGGGGGCATGGTGTGCTTTGATAAGACCTTCGAGGCGGCCGAGGCCCTTCTTCACATGGACTCCCCCAGCAGTTTCCATGGAGACCGCAACAACACAGGTAACAACTCAACCCATCCTCCATTGGCCTTGCCGGGGGCCAGGCATTATAAGTGTGTGGCGGGCCATGATGTCGGGCTGAAAAATATGAGCGTAAAATGTGTCAGCGTTCGTTCTACCATAAAAGTTACCATTTGGCAGTCTGAGTTGAATCTTCACACTGCTCTGTGGCTGTAATGATGAActattgtctgtctgtgtctcagtgGAGGACGTGATGATGGAGACGGTGGTGGAGGTGTCTACAGAGTGTGAGCCCATAGAAGAGGACAGCTTCCCTATACCCCCTGACTATGAGCCTCCGTCTGCCAAGAAGAAGAAAGGTCTGCCTCAGACACAACCACATGCGTTCTTGCCATCTGTCACTGTGTGCAACCCAGTATTAAAAGTTAAGTTGTATATTATATAAAATGTACGAAGTTATGTTTGGTTGGTTTCCTTGCAGGGGGACGGAAGCCGAAGACACAACAGCCTCAGCCTGACACCAACGGCAACATTGACCTGGGGATCAGGCAGAGACCCAGAGAGGGAAAAGGTAGCCCCAACTCAAGATGGGGCCATATCCCTTCAGTAGATAGCCGGTGTGTGAGCGATCCTCTGTATGAATGACGTtggtcttctctctccctccgtcctccAGGGAGCACCACCTACCTATGGGAGTTCCTGTTGGATCTCCTCCAGGATAAGAACACCTGTCCCAGGTACATCAAGTGGATGCAGCGGGACAAGGGCATCTTCAAACTGGTGGACTCCAAGGCCGTGTCCAAGCTGTGGGGCAAACACAAGAACAAACCTGACATGAACTATGAAACCATGGGCAGGGCACTCAGGTAACTATGGGATACCATTCTACTATATTGGCTAGCCAATTCCTCACTATAGTTAGTGTGTAAGGCTTACTGTTGACCCAACATATCTTTACTATTTTTATGCTAAGGAATGAGTAATGCAATTTTTGATTTGTCTTTTTAAAATGCATGCATTTAACCTTAAGTTCCCCTTTTAAAATGCATGCAACTGTATGCCACTTAGGTTAGGTAAACTGAGTGTACGGTTGTTCCTGTCCAGGTATTACTACCAGAGGGGGATCCTAGCCAAGGTGGCGGGCCAGAGGCTAGCCTACCAGTTTAAAGACATGCCCAAGAACATCAGGGTGATCGACGATGaccgggaggaggaggagggagatgagggggaaCCCTCTGAGCACCACCAGACACTGATTATTGACCCTGCCACCTCCACCCAGACACAGCAGAACTACATCACTGTCATACCCACCTCGTCCGGCAACAGGTGAGGCATGATTGGAGAAGTCATGAAATAATGAATACATTTTTGTTGCAATTTTTTTCCCCCAAGAGAAAATCTGTGGTATTTATTTGAAAAAGTGTTAGGAGCAACAGACATAAGAGAGAACTTGCATGTGTGAGTCTGTCCATTTTCATCCAAATGCACTGTGAAGTAGTTACATCTTTGTTTCTGTCTTATGTACAGGACCATGCGTTTGGCCATGCCCATGGTCATGACGACGACACTGGGTCAAATGACCCTCAACTCCTCCACCGTCTTCACCACCCAGGCTCCCATCACCCTGGGCAACACCCACGCTGGCGGGCCCAAGCTGGTGATCCAGACCCTGCCCGCCATGATGCCCGCCGGGGCCAAGAGCGGAGAGAagatcaccatcatcaccatcccgGCGGCCCAGCTAGCTCAGCTGACGCAGGGCAACCTTTCAGCCCAGCTCTCAGGCCAGTTAGCTCAGCTCATACAGGCTAAACCAGTCACCCAGCTGGTGCAGGCTAAACCAGTCACCCAGCTGGTGCAGGCTAAACCAGCCCCTCCACTCATACTGGCAAAGCCTGTGACTGTGACCCAGCAGCCACCTGCCGCCTCCCCTGTAGGTAAACCACAgctccctcccaccaccaccatcacaatcCCTGTACCTACCCCCTCTACACACCCTGAAAAAGAAGCCATCTCACCCCACACAGCCCTTCCAGAGTCCACCCCTTCAGTGAGCACGGAGCTCCCCCAGTCTAGCCCGGGAGACCCCTCTGACTCGGAGTCGGCACAG includes the following:
- the LOC110488806 gene encoding ETS-related transcription factor Elf-2 isoform X2, which codes for MTSVVVADGGGNMVEYVTVMEETEQSQENLGEEGEVVQEIVETVIGEDGEEYPAVVVEEVPSAQLEQCYAAQVLVYDDGTYLMQDVGDEQEVVTEVVETEVSSHGGMVCFDKTFEAAEALLHMDSPSSFHGDRNNTVEDVMMETVVEVSTECEPIEEDSFPIPPDYEPPSAKKKKGGRKPKTQQPQPDTNGNIDLGIRQRPREGKGSTTYLWEFLLDLLQDKNTCPRYIKWMQRDKGIFKLVDSKAVSKLWGKHKNKPDMNYETMGRALRYYYQRGILAKVAGQRLAYQFKDMPKNIRVIDDDREEEEGDEGEPSEHHQTLIIDPATSTQTQQNYITVIPTSSGNRTMRLAMPMVMTTTLGQMTLNSSTVFTTQAPITLGNTHAGGPKLVIQTLPAMMPAGAKSGEKITIITIPAAQLAQLTQGNLSAQLSGQLAQLIQAKPVTQLVQAKPVTQLVQAKPAPPLILAKPVTVTQQPPAASPVGKPQLPPTTTITIPVPTPSTHPEKEAISPHTALPESTPSVSTELPQSSPGDPSDSESAQNPVDPES
- the LOC110488806 gene encoding ETS-related transcription factor Elf-2 isoform X1; this translates as MTSVVVADGGGNMVEYVTVMEETEQSQENLGEEGEVVQEIVETVIGEDGEEYPAVVVEEVPSAQLEQCYAAQVLVYDDGTYLMQDVGDEQEVVTEVVETVEVSSHGGMVCFDKTFEAAEALLHMDSPSSFHGDRNNTVEDVMMETVVEVSTECEPIEEDSFPIPPDYEPPSAKKKKGGRKPKTQQPQPDTNGNIDLGIRQRPREGKGSTTYLWEFLLDLLQDKNTCPRYIKWMQRDKGIFKLVDSKAVSKLWGKHKNKPDMNYETMGRALRYYYQRGILAKVAGQRLAYQFKDMPKNIRVIDDDREEEEGDEGEPSEHHQTLIIDPATSTQTQQNYITVIPTSSGNRTMRLAMPMVMTTTLGQMTLNSSTVFTTQAPITLGNTHAGGPKLVIQTLPAMMPAGAKSGEKITIITIPAAQLAQLTQGNLSAQLSGQLAQLIQAKPVTQLVQAKPVTQLVQAKPAPPLILAKPVTVTQQPPAASPVGKPQLPPTTTITIPVPTPSTHPEKEAISPHTALPESTPSVSTELPQSSPGDPSDSESAQNPVDPES